One stretch of Chryseobacterium indologenes DNA includes these proteins:
- the mobB gene encoding conjugal transfer protein MobB, whose product MIAKIGKGSNMYGAILYNQQKVDKENGAVLLLNKIPDTVDGRYSVAYFNKCFEPYLSANIKTEKTVRHISLNPDPSDKVSDEQFMQMAQEYMERMGYGNQPYIVFKHTDIDRTHIHVVSTCVGIDGKKIPDDYDHPRSMAICRDLEQKYNMKKATEQEQKQVNKVFKPVNHKNGDIKSQIASVVRHLPKYYNFSTMGSYNALLSLFNITAEEVKGERNGETVHGLVYVALDENRNKVSNPFKASLFGKDAGVAHLQKHFEQSKEKMKTTPVRSVLKTTVELAIHTTSNETDFKKQLTEQGINTIVRRNDSGRIYGITFIDHESRSIWNGSALDRSLSANVFNEWWNSGNKPELKIQDNPVSKANEIDNLPTKDLFEFLSNEHSSNSDLGLFSLLPDVQGEDYEEEQFDKRMKKKKQYPRQKR is encoded by the coding sequence ATGATTGCAAAAATAGGAAAGGGAAGCAATATGTACGGAGCAATTTTGTACAATCAGCAGAAAGTGGACAAGGAAAACGGAGCGGTTCTGCTCTTGAACAAGATACCCGACACCGTGGACGGCAGGTATTCTGTAGCATATTTCAATAAATGCTTTGAACCTTACCTTTCGGCAAACATCAAAACGGAAAAGACGGTACGGCATATTTCGCTGAATCCAGATCCTTCAGATAAAGTCAGCGATGAGCAGTTTATGCAAATGGCACAGGAGTATATGGAACGTATGGGATATGGCAATCAACCTTACATCGTTTTCAAGCATACGGATATTGACAGAACGCATATACACGTCGTTTCAACTTGCGTGGGCATTGACGGAAAGAAAATCCCCGATGATTACGACCATCCGCGCTCAATGGCTATCTGTCGGGATTTGGAACAGAAATATAATATGAAAAAGGCAACGGAACAGGAGCAGAAACAAGTAAATAAAGTTTTCAAGCCTGTAAATCATAAAAATGGAGACATCAAAAGTCAGATTGCTTCGGTAGTACGGCATCTGCCAAAGTATTATAACTTTTCTACTATGGGTAGTTACAATGCTTTACTATCACTTTTCAACATCACAGCGGAAGAAGTCAAAGGCGAGCGGAACGGTGAGACCGTACACGGATTGGTGTATGTTGCATTGGACGAAAACAGGAACAAAGTAAGCAATCCGTTCAAAGCATCACTTTTCGGGAAAGATGCAGGCGTTGCACACCTGCAAAAACACTTTGAGCAGTCCAAAGAGAAAATGAAAACCACGCCTGTAAGGTCTGTTCTGAAAACCACGGTGGAGCTTGCCATACATACCACAAGCAACGAAACAGATTTTAAAAAGCAGTTGACCGAGCAAGGTATCAATACAATTGTCCGCAGGAACGACAGCGGACGGATTTACGGTATTACTTTTATTGACCACGAGAGCCGTAGCATTTGGAACGGTTCGGCTTTAGATAGAAGCTTGTCAGCAAACGTATTTAACGAATGGTGGAACAGCGGAAACAAACCCGAATTAAAGATACAGGATAACCCTGTTTCCAAGGCAAATGAAATAGACAACCTACCGACAAAAGACCTTTTTGAGTTTCTTTCAAATGAGCATTCGTCTAATTCTGATTTGGGATTGTTCAGCTTGTTACCCGATGTACAGGGCGAGGACTACGAAGAAGAACAGTTTGATAAACGGATGAAGAAAAAGAAGCAATACCCTCGTCAAAAAAGATAA
- a CDS encoding helix-turn-helix domain-containing protein: MNRIKEVLEQKGIKQTWLAEKLGKSYNMVNAYAQNRQQPRLETLMEIADILDIDVKELLVSNKPEQNN, encoded by the coding sequence ATGAACAGAATTAAGGAAGTGTTGGAACAAAAGGGAATTAAGCAAACTTGGTTGGCTGAAAAACTCGGGAAAAGCTACAATATGGTAAACGCTTATGCTCAGAACAGGCAACAACCGAGATTGGAAACCTTAATGGAAATAGCGGATATTTTGGACATAGACGTGAAAGAATTGCTAGTTTCCAACAAACCTGAACAAAATAACTAA
- a CDS encoding DNA methyltransferase produces MKSTEIKHNVENLIDNFSKEEFVFDLLVAYGISKTSVTRLKKGDYNLSKVDGEILYKKKIFFKIEASNKLLSSIEEVAKEERILKHQPRFAILTDHKQVVAKDLKLGKNLDIQLKELPNYFDFFLPLAGSEVYNASNNNEADRNASYKMASLYDLLIDENPSIYNSKESIHNLNIFLSRLLFCFFAEDTEIFEQDSIFTNTLAQHTAENGKDTHTFLDDLFARLDSESGKDYPDFLTKFPYVNGGLFNQKINSPLFTAKARKTLLELGELQWKDINPDIFGSMIQAVVIPEYRSDLGMHYTSVENILKLIKPLFLDELYEAYENATTVNHLRTLIKRISKIKFFDPACGSGNFLIITYKEIRLLEIKILEKITDLEGQSPTIKWTEIQLSQFYGIEIDDFAHEMAILSLWLAEHQMNKVFEERLFDYGKSKPILPLKEAGQIKQGNATRRDWNEVCPISSTDEVYVIGNPPYLGYSRQDETQKEDMKIVFSRVNNYKKLDYIACWFYKGTNYIQNTKAKYAFVTTNSITQGEQVALLWPLVLSKGQEIDFAHQSFKWTNNAKGNAGVAVVIIGVRNIDGTDKFLYNQNLKQSVKNISPYLANTSNVYVIPRNKTLSKLSPMIKGSSPGDNGNLLLDQEEKDKIISKNPITAKFIKRYIGASEFIKGTNRYCIHITEDNVKEAYKIKELAERFEKVEIFRLNSKKLATKKKAETPHFFDEDKHQEGEFILVPQTGSERRNYIPIGYFDDSYVPSNATRVIYKVQPWLFGVISSRMHIVWVKAVAGRLKMDMQYSNTLCYNTFPFPDITNKQKENLNLYVFAILDERAKHPSKTMAQLYNPTTMPKGLLHAHQELDTAIEQCYRLQPFKNDTERLEYLFKQYEEMLQKDTLFAKQKQSRKKK; encoded by the coding sequence ATGAAATCAACTGAAATAAAACATAACGTTGAGAACCTAATTGACAACTTCTCAAAAGAAGAATTTGTCTTTGATTTGCTGGTTGCATACGGCATTTCTAAAACATCTGTAACACGACTAAAAAAAGGAGACTACAATTTATCCAAAGTTGATGGAGAAATACTATACAAAAAGAAAATATTCTTTAAAATTGAAGCATCTAACAAACTGCTGAGTAGTATTGAAGAGGTTGCAAAAGAAGAGCGAATCTTAAAACATCAACCTAGATTTGCAATTCTTACCGACCATAAACAAGTAGTTGCTAAAGACCTGAAATTAGGCAAGAACTTAGATATTCAATTAAAAGAATTACCCAATTACTTTGATTTCTTTTTGCCATTAGCAGGTAGCGAAGTTTATAACGCTTCCAACAATAATGAAGCAGACAGAAACGCATCGTACAAAATGGCTTCTTTGTATGATTTGTTGATTGATGAAAATCCGAGTATCTACAATTCAAAAGAAAGTATTCACAACCTCAATATCTTCTTGTCCCGTTTGTTGTTTTGTTTTTTTGCAGAAGATACCGAGATATTTGAGCAAGATAGTATTTTTACCAATACACTAGCTCAGCATACTGCGGAAAACGGAAAAGATACCCATACATTTTTAGATGATTTGTTTGCCCGTTTAGATAGCGAAAGCGGAAAAGATTATCCCGACTTTTTAACCAAATTCCCTTATGTAAATGGAGGATTGTTTAATCAAAAAATAAACTCGCCCCTGTTTACCGCAAAAGCAAGAAAAACTCTTCTTGAGTTAGGTGAATTACAATGGAAAGACATTAACCCTGATATTTTTGGGTCAATGATACAAGCGGTAGTAATTCCTGAATACCGAAGCGATTTAGGAATGCATTACACTTCTGTAGAAAACATCCTAAAACTGATTAAACCTCTCTTTCTTGATGAACTCTATGAAGCGTATGAAAATGCAACCACAGTAAACCATTTAAGAACACTCATCAAAAGAATTTCAAAAATCAAATTCTTTGACCCTGCTTGTGGTAGTGGAAATTTCTTAATCATTACCTATAAGGAAATACGCCTTTTAGAAATCAAGATTTTAGAAAAAATTACAGATTTAGAAGGACAAAGTCCAACTATAAAATGGACTGAGATACAGCTTTCGCAATTTTATGGCATTGAAATAGACGATTTTGCCCACGAAATGGCAATACTCTCACTTTGGTTAGCAGAACATCAAATGAACAAAGTGTTTGAAGAACGATTGTTTGATTACGGAAAATCGAAACCTATATTACCATTAAAAGAAGCAGGACAAATAAAACAAGGTAATGCTACAAGAAGAGATTGGAATGAGGTATGCCCAATTTCTTCAACAGATGAAGTATATGTGATTGGGAATCCGCCTTATTTGGGTTATAGCCGACAAGACGAAACCCAAAAGGAAGATATGAAAATCGTCTTTTCACGAGTAAATAACTATAAAAAACTTGATTACATAGCGTGTTGGTTTTATAAGGGAACCAATTACATTCAGAATACAAAAGCTAAATATGCTTTTGTAACCACCAATTCTATAACGCAAGGGGAACAAGTAGCTTTATTGTGGCCATTAGTTTTGAGTAAAGGACAAGAAATTGACTTTGCACACCAATCTTTTAAATGGACGAATAACGCCAAAGGAAACGCAGGAGTTGCAGTAGTAATAATAGGGGTTAGAAATATTGATGGCACAGACAAATTCCTTTACAATCAAAATCTAAAGCAAAGTGTAAAAAATATAAGCCCTTATTTAGCAAATACCTCGAATGTTTATGTTATACCGAGAAATAAAACTTTAAGTAAATTATCCCCAATGATTAAAGGAAGTTCTCCCGGAGACAATGGTAATTTACTATTAGACCAAGAGGAAAAAGACAAAATAATATCGAAAAACCCAATTACTGCAAAATTTATAAAAAGATATATTGGAGCATCCGAGTTTATAAAAGGAACGAACAGATATTGCATACACATAACAGAAGATAACGTTAAAGAAGCATATAAAATTAAAGAGCTCGCTGAACGATTTGAAAAGGTAGAAATTTTTAGATTAAATAGTAAAAAGCTAGCTACAAAGAAGAAAGCAGAAACGCCTCACTTTTTTGACGAAGATAAACATCAAGAAGGAGAATTTATTTTGGTTCCTCAAACAGGTTCTGAAAGAAGAAACTATATTCCGATAGGTTATTTTGATGATTCATACGTTCCTTCAAACGCCACAAGAGTGATATATAAAGTTCAGCCGTGGCTTTTTGGTGTTATATCTTCAAGAATGCATATAGTTTGGGTAAAAGCTGTTGCAGGAAGATTAAAAATGGATATGCAATATTCAAATACTCTTTGCTACAACACCTTTCCGTTTCCAGACATCACAAACAAGCAAAAGGAAAATTTAAATCTTTATGTTTTTGCCATATTAGATGAGCGAGCTAAACATCCAAGTAAAACAATGGCACAATTGTATAATCCAACCACAATGCCCAAAGGTTTGCTACACGCACATCAAGAATTAGATACTGCTATAGAACAATGTTATCGTTTGCAACCTTTCAAAAACGACACCGAGCGTTTGGAATACTTGTTTAAACAGTATGAAGAAATGTTGCAGAAAGACACGCTTTTTGCGAAGCAGAAGCAATCAAGAAAAAAGAAATAA
- a CDS encoding AAA family ATPase, with translation MPILKDIIDWVENKPSFWQVAIDRLIRNNELTNTDISELKEICKVDFKLSEFEFDAVDFDDLRDFADNSANDGNIILSKIKNIDNINALSKSSELEFAPNGLTIVYGDNGSGKSSYVSILKHSCNTRGQKPRMNDNLFDPACAGNDKKADIEYTSDGINFTTVNLINGTVSENTLKKIDVFDTFSANHYIEGEDEIAFIPQGLSIVEKLAEAVKNIETQLSIELSNPSMRKFDYELLEVPEGTTAKLFLEKLNLNSTLNELRAESIWNSTKNARIEAVEKEIDKLKATDPKKSLKSNEEKIKRFEILANKFQNLENNLIGQALNNLKEILNNFCVAKEALRESSNTAFSDLPIQGVGNNAWKILWESARKFYNESTQSESFPNVSDGSSCPLCLQDLEDEARERFTKFEDFVKNDIQKSFDEAKEKYESAIENLNRLEFNFEEQNPISLELNELIENYSEKQAEYLNVLSEQKEYIVGLFNSMKTIEDINAIEVDSIPKTLINELNKSLSEVNEKLKVQSIDEDLKPLLKELNQLNGEKKIYEHKPKLAREIYRQKRVGLLNQCVGKCNTRTITTLSNELTTRYINQNLKQNFKTELNKLGFKNIKIETETKGQRGKQYHYLRLDENNSNNIALKDILSEGEHRCISLATFLSELSISEHKSAIIFDDPVSSLDHKWRNKISKRITEEALERQVIVFTHDISFLLMIQEHSESLNCALDIKSLTRKKTETGLIASNPPWDALPVGKRIGLLKSAYQQLEKIERTETEEVYKERAKVLYGKLRETWERFIEEVFLNGAIQRFSRAIQTQRLSKVIDLTDDDYKLVDANMSKCSTYFTGHDTAGTLIEEMPDSDEFLADLKVLEDYIKDIRKRRQ, from the coding sequence ATGCCAATACTGAAAGACATAATAGATTGGGTAGAAAACAAGCCTTCATTTTGGCAAGTAGCTATTGACCGATTAATCCGAAATAATGAACTAACGAATACCGATATTTCTGAACTAAAGGAAATCTGTAAGGTTGATTTTAAACTTTCTGAGTTTGAATTTGATGCTGTTGACTTTGATGATTTGAGAGATTTTGCGGATAATTCTGCAAATGATGGCAATATCATACTTTCCAAAATCAAAAACATTGATAACATTAATGCTTTATCTAAATCTAGTGAATTGGAGTTTGCACCAAATGGGCTAACTATTGTTTATGGAGATAATGGTTCAGGAAAATCTAGTTATGTAAGTATTTTAAAGCATTCTTGTAACACAAGAGGTCAAAAACCTAGAATGAATGACAATTTGTTTGATCCTGCTTGTGCAGGAAATGATAAAAAGGCAGACATAGAATATACCTCTGATGGAATAAATTTCACAACTGTTAATCTTATCAATGGAACAGTAAGTGAAAACACATTAAAAAAAATTGATGTATTCGATACCTTTAGTGCAAATCATTATATCGAGGGAGAAGATGAAATAGCTTTTATACCTCAAGGGCTATCTATTGTGGAAAAATTGGCAGAAGCTGTAAAAAATATTGAAACACAATTAAGCATAGAGCTTTCCAATCCCTCAATGCGAAAGTTTGACTATGAACTATTAGAAGTTCCAGAAGGAACAACCGCAAAATTATTTCTTGAAAAACTAAACTTAAACTCAACTTTAAATGAATTGCGAGCAGAATCAATATGGAATTCTACAAAAAATGCAAGAATTGAAGCTGTTGAAAAGGAAATAGATAAATTAAAAGCAACTGACCCTAAGAAAAGCTTAAAGTCCAACGAAGAGAAAATCAAACGGTTTGAAATTTTAGCAAATAAGTTTCAAAATCTGGAAAACAACTTAATAGGTCAAGCTTTAAATAATCTGAAGGAGATATTAAATAATTTTTGTGTAGCTAAAGAAGCATTAAGGGAATCTTCAAACACAGCATTTTCAGATTTACCAATACAAGGTGTTGGAAATAATGCTTGGAAAATTTTATGGGAAAGTGCAAGGAAATTTTACAACGAAAGCACTCAATCAGAAAGTTTTCCCAATGTCTCAGATGGTAGTAGTTGTCCACTTTGCCTTCAAGATTTAGAGGATGAAGCCAGAGAAAGATTTACTAAATTTGAAGATTTCGTAAAAAATGACATCCAAAAATCATTTGACGAAGCTAAAGAAAAATATGAGTCAGCAATTGAAAATTTGAACAGACTGGAGTTTAATTTTGAAGAACAAAACCCTATTTCTCTTGAATTAAATGAGCTAATTGAAAATTACTCGGAAAAACAAGCCGAATATCTAAATGTACTTTCAGAGCAAAAAGAATACATAGTTGGATTATTTAATTCAATGAAAACCATTGAAGACATTAATGCAATTGAAGTTGACAGCATCCCAAAGACTTTAATTAACGAATTAAATAAATCCTTATCTGAAGTGAATGAAAAATTGAAAGTTCAATCTATTGATGAAGATTTAAAGCCTTTATTAAAAGAGCTAAATCAATTAAATGGTGAAAAGAAAATTTACGAGCATAAACCAAAATTAGCTCGTGAAATTTATCGACAAAAAAGAGTTGGCTTGCTAAATCAATGTGTAGGCAAATGTAACACCCGAACAATCACAACATTAAGCAATGAACTAACAACACGTTATATAAATCAGAATCTTAAACAAAATTTCAAAACAGAATTAAACAAACTAGGTTTTAAAAACATTAAAATAGAAACTGAAACAAAAGGACAAAGAGGAAAACAATATCACTATTTAAGACTTGATGAAAACAACTCAAATAATATTGCTTTAAAAGATATTTTAAGCGAGGGAGAACACAGGTGTATTTCTTTAGCTACATTCTTGTCTGAGTTATCAATTTCAGAACATAAAAGTGCAATTATTTTTGATGACCCTGTTTCTTCACTTGACCACAAATGGCGAAATAAAATATCGAAAAGAATTACAGAAGAAGCTCTTGAAAGACAAGTAATAGTATTTACACACGATATTTCATTTCTTTTAATGATTCAAGAACACTCGGAGAGTTTAAATTGTGCTTTAGATATAAAGAGTCTTACAAGGAAAAAGACGGAAACGGGACTGATAGCTAGTAACCCACCTTGGGATGCTTTACCTGTTGGTAAACGTATTGGACTATTGAAAAGTGCATATCAACAACTAGAGAAAATTGAAAGAACAGAAACTGAAGAAGTATATAAAGAACGAGCTAAAGTTCTGTATGGTAAACTTCGAGAAACTTGGGAACGGTTTATAGAAGAAGTCTTTTTAAATGGTGCAATTCAACGATTTAGTAGAGCTATTCAAACTCAAAGGTTGTCAAAAGTTATCGACTTAACAGACGATGATTACAAACTAGTTGATGCCAATATGAGCAAATGTTCTACCTATTTTACGGGACACGATACGGCAGGAACTTTGATTGAAGAAATGCCTGACTCTGATGAATTCCTTGCCGACTTGAAAGTTTTAGAAGATTACATTAAAGACATTAGGAAAAGAAGACAGTGA
- a CDS encoding virulence RhuM family protein: protein MSKENQNNDLQPINNFVIFKTENGKVNIDVFYQNKTLWLTQKTIAELFEKGRSTITEHLKKIFEDAELDEASVCRDFRHTAEDGKTYKTKYYNLRAITAVGYRVNSQRAIEFRKWATEILHEYIIKGFAMDDERLKQIKHFGEDYFEEMLERIREIRLSERRLYQKITDIYALSADYDNKSEITQHFFASVQNKLHWAITGKTAAEIIYTEADATKIYMGLKTWKQAPDGKILKSDVTIAKNYLNVEHLKALERIVTSYLDLAENRARNRQVMNMKDWDNFLVQFLELADYPILKDNGKISMLEAKLKAESEYDKFRVIQDQNYISDFDKEMRKLVDKKKK, encoded by the coding sequence ATGAGCAAAGAAAATCAAAATAACGATTTACAGCCTATAAACAACTTTGTTATTTTCAAAACTGAAAATGGTAAAGTAAATATAGATGTTTTTTATCAAAACAAAACGCTTTGGTTAACTCAAAAAACAATAGCTGAACTCTTTGAGAAAGGACGTTCTACCATTACAGAACACCTCAAAAAAATATTTGAAGATGCCGAATTGGATGAAGCTTCAGTATGTCGGGATTTCCGACACACTGCCGAAGACGGCAAAACCTATAAAACCAAATACTATAATTTAAGAGCCATAACAGCGGTTGGCTACAGGGTAAACTCCCAAAGAGCCATTGAATTTAGAAAATGGGCGACTGAAATTTTGCACGAATACATCATCAAAGGTTTTGCTATGGATGATGAGCGATTGAAACAAATCAAACATTTTGGAGAAGATTATTTCGAAGAAATGTTGGAGCGAATCCGTGAGATTCGATTAAGTGAAAGGCGTTTATATCAAAAAATTACAGACATCTACGCTCTTTCTGCTGACTATGACAACAAATCGGAAATAACCCAACACTTTTTTGCTTCGGTTCAAAACAAACTACATTGGGCAATAACTGGGAAAACGGCTGCCGAGATTATTTATACAGAAGCAGATGCTACCAAGATTTATATGGGCTTAAAAACTTGGAAACAAGCCCCTGACGGAAAGATTTTAAAAAGTGATGTAACTATTGCAAAAAATTATTTGAACGTAGAACATTTAAAAGCGTTAGAAAGAATAGTTACTTCTTACTTAGACTTAGCAGAAAACCGAGCAAGGAACAGACAGGTAATGAATATGAAGGATTGGGATAACTTTTTAGTCCAATTTTTGGAATTGGCAGATTATCCTATTTTGAAAGACAACGGCAAAATATCAATGTTGGAAGCAAAGCTAAAAGCCGAAAGTGAGTATGATAAATTCCGTGTGATTCAAGACCAAAATTATATTTCCGATTTTGATAAGGAAATGAGAAAATTAGTAGACAAGAAAAAGAAATAA
- a CDS encoding DEAD/DEAH box helicase, translated as MPNIVHVTYDQTGKSKSTNPLGMREMQEKAYEGRTAQYLLLKAPPASGKSRALMFIALDKLQHQGIKKVIVAVPEKSIGASFGTTELKKYGFFADWNPNPRYNLCTPGEEKSKVTAFLNFLESDEQILVCTHATLRFAFDGLDVKKLDDTLVAIDEFHHVSAEGDNILGQVLKSIMANSNAHIVAMTGSYFRGDSIPVLMPEDEAKFTKVTYTYYQQLNGYEFLKSLGIGYHFYTGKYFKKNHETGISALAEILDENQKTIIHIPSVNSAESSKLKHDEVDHIIDVLGTIEYQDEITGVIHIKSHKTGKILKVADLVQDNPKSRDKISGYLREVKSVDDIDIIIALGMAKEGFDWPYCQHALTIGYRGSLTEIIQIIGRATRDSNNKSHAQFTNLIAQPDAQDDDVKLSVNNMLKAITASLLMEQVLAPNFKFKLKKDEDDEDEDDEKTIKIRGFKLPTSQRAKDIIETDLNDLKAKLLQNPQMLKAMPGNVEPEVINTVLIPKIIREIYPDLSDDDIEAVRQHVVVDSVIKKSTIEEQGDKKFIRMAGSFVNIDDIHIDLIDQVNPFQKAFEILSKSVTTQVLKLIDEHIQSTKFEMTEEEAILLWPKIKEWVKNNNGEQPNIQAFDHKEKRMAEALVFLRELKRKKALANG; from the coding sequence ATGCCAAATATAGTACACGTAACATACGACCAAACAGGAAAAAGCAAAAGTACCAATCCTTTGGGCATGCGGGAAATGCAGGAAAAAGCATACGAAGGGAGAACTGCTCAATACTTATTACTTAAAGCACCGCCAGCATCTGGTAAATCGAGGGCTTTAATGTTTATTGCATTGGATAAATTGCAACATCAAGGCATTAAAAAAGTAATTGTTGCTGTTCCTGAAAAATCCATTGGAGCATCTTTTGGCACAACAGAACTAAAAAAATACGGCTTTTTTGCCGATTGGAATCCCAATCCAAGATACAACCTATGTACGCCAGGCGAAGAGAAAAGCAAAGTAACGGCATTCTTAAACTTTTTAGAATCTGACGAACAAATTTTAGTGTGTACACACGCCACTTTGCGTTTTGCATTTGATGGTTTGGACGTAAAAAAGTTGGATGATACTTTGGTTGCTATTGATGAATTTCATCACGTATCAGCAGAAGGTGACAATATCTTGGGACAAGTGTTAAAAAGCATTATGGCAAATTCCAATGCCCATATAGTTGCTATGACAGGTTCATACTTTAGAGGTGATAGTATACCAGTTTTAATGCCAGAAGATGAAGCGAAATTTACGAAAGTAACCTATACTTATTACCAACAATTAAACGGTTATGAGTTTTTAAAGTCGTTAGGGATTGGATATCATTTTTATACAGGTAAATATTTCAAAAAAAATCATGAAACAGGAATTTCTGCTTTAGCAGAAATATTAGATGAGAATCAAAAAACAATTATTCATATTCCGAGTGTAAACTCTGCCGAATCTTCAAAGCTTAAACACGATGAAGTTGACCATATTATTGATGTTTTGGGAACAATAGAATATCAAGACGAAATCACGGGAGTGATACACATAAAAAGTCACAAAACAGGCAAGATTTTAAAAGTTGCAGACTTAGTTCAAGATAATCCAAAATCAAGGGATAAAATAAGTGGATATTTACGTGAAGTAAAATCGGTAGATGATATTGATATTATTATTGCTTTAGGAATGGCAAAAGAAGGCTTTGATTGGCCTTATTGTCAACACGCTCTAACAATAGGTTATAGAGGTTCGCTGACAGAAATTATTCAGATTATCGGTAGAGCTACGAGAGACAGTAATAACAAATCTCACGCACAATTTACCAACCTCATTGCTCAGCCTGATGCTCAAGATGATGATGTAAAATTGTCTGTAAACAATATGTTAAAAGCCATTACCGCATCTCTGCTTATGGAACAAGTTTTAGCCCCAAACTTCAAGTTCAAACTAAAAAAAGATGAGGATGATGAAGACGAAGATGATGAGAAAACTATCAAAATTAGAGGTTTTAAATTACCCACTTCACAAAGAGCTAAAGACATCATTGAGACAGACCTGAATGATTTAAAAGCAAAGTTATTACAAAACCCTCAGATGCTTAAAGCAATGCCGGGTAATGTTGAACCGGAGGTTATCAATACAGTTCTGATTCCTAAAATCATCCGAGAAATTTATCCTGACTTAAGTGATGATGATATTGAAGCAGTTAGACAACACGTAGTTGTGGATTCTGTTATAAAAAAAAGTACTATTGAAGAACAAGGCGACAAGAAGTTTATAAGAATGGCAGGTAGTTTTGTAAACATTGATGATATTCATATAGACTTGATAGACCAAGTAAATCCTTTTCAAAAAGCTTTTGAAATTTTATCAAAATCGGTAACTACCCAAGTTTTAAAATTGATTGACGAGCATATTCAGTCTACTAAATTTGAAATGACCGAAGAAGAAGCGATTTTGTTATGGCCAAAAATCAAAGAATGGGTCAAGAATAATAACGGAGAACAGCCAAACATTCAAGCGTTTGACCATAAGGAAAAAAGAATGGCGGAAGCACTAGTTTTTTTGAGAGAACTAAAACGTAAAAAAGCATTGGCAAATGGCTAA
- a CDS encoding GIY-YIG nuclease family protein translates to MAKKNLTIDDIFDDDDFGLLDSKAKTSAVKTDEERLIDSFEEINSFFDKNKREPNKSSMSEYGLMAKLKNFRENEAQKKILKPFDRYNLLGYVELEKATIDDILNEDDELGLLDSDKDLDIFKFKHTPKPEERADADFVAQRKPIKEKEFEKYEAMFLKVHKEIKEGKRKIKPFKNIEKNLHVGDFYLMDGILLYLESANLKTEEKELGSGNRVRTEGRTRTIFENGTYSNMLFRSLGKQIQKNGKLITNTYEKIEQDLFVNTGLVKEEDVQSGWIYVLKSKSSNTQIANIKDLYKVGFARNSVDERIKNAKNEATYLFADVQKIATYKVYNRNADKLEGLLHRFFAKACLDIDLFNEKGQRLNPREWFVVPFEVIEETIQLILNENIVNYEYDPAEKKIKLK, encoded by the coding sequence ATGGCTAAGAAAAATTTAACTATAGACGATATTTTTGATGATGACGATTTTGGCTTGTTAGATTCTAAAGCCAAAACTTCGGCTGTGAAAACAGATGAAGAAAGACTTATTGATTCCTTTGAGGAAATAAACTCATTCTTTGATAAAAACAAAAGAGAACCAAATAAATCAAGTATGTCTGAATATGGTTTGATGGCAAAATTGAAAAACTTTAGAGAAAATGAAGCTCAAAAGAAGATTCTAAAGCCATTTGACAGGTATAACTTATTGGGCTACGTTGAATTGGAAAAAGCAACCATTGATGATATTCTGAATGAAGATGATGAACTTGGCTTATTAGATTCAGATAAGGATTTGGACATTTTCAAATTCAAACACACACCAAAACCAGAAGAGAGAGCTGATGCAGATTTTGTTGCACAAAGGAAGCCAATTAAAGAAAAAGAGTTTGAGAAGTATGAAGCAATGTTTTTAAAAGTACATAAAGAAATTAAAGAAGGAAAAAGAAAGATAAAGCCGTTTAAAAACATTGAAAAAAATCTTCACGTAGGCGATTTTTATTTAATGGATGGCATTCTTTTGTATTTGGAATCTGCGAACTTGAAAACAGAAGAAAAAGAATTAGGTTCAGGAAACAGAGTTCGCACAGAAGGACGTACGAGAACAATTTTTGAAAATGGAACTTACAGCAATATGCTTTTTCGTTCCTTAGGTAAGCAAATCCAAAAAAATGGAAAATTGATTACCAATACTTATGAGAAAATTGAACAAGACTTATTTGTCAATACAGGACTTGTAAAGGAAGAAGATGTACAATCAGGTTGGATTTATGTACTGAAATCAAAATCAAGCAACACTCAAATAGCAAACATTAAAGACTTATATAAAGTTGGTTTTGCCAGAAATTCAGTAGATGAGAGAATAAAAAATGCAAAGAATGAAGCGACCTATTTATTTGCGGACGTACAGAAAATTGCGACTTACAAAGTTTATAATAGAAATGCTGACAAACTAGAAGGTCTTTTGCATAGATTTTTTGCAAAAGCTTGTTTAGACATTGACTTGTTTAATGAAAAAGGACAAAGACTAAATCCGAGAGAATGGTTTGTAGTTCCTTTTGAAGTAATCGAAGAAACAATTCAATTGATTTTAAATGAAAATATAGTAAACTACGAATACGACCCTGCTGAGAAAAAGATTAAATTGAAATAA